From the genome of Dickeya aquatica, one region includes:
- the eno gene encoding phosphopyruvate hydratase: protein MSKIVKVIGREIIDSRGNPTVEAEVHLEGGFVGLAAAPSGASTGSREALELRDGDKSRFLGKGVTKAVGAVNGPIAQAILGKDAKDQAAIDKIMIDLDGTENKSNFGANAILAVSLANAKAAAASKGQPLYEHISELNGTPGKYSMPLPMMNIINGGEHADNNVDIQEFMIQPVGAKTVKEAIRMGSEVFHNLAKVLKSKGMNTAVGDEGGYAPNLGSNAEALAVIAEAVKAAGYELGKDITLAMDCAASEFYKDGKYVLAGEGNKAFTSEEFTHFLEELTKQYPIVSIEDGLDESDWDGFAYQTKVLGDKIQLVGDDLFVTNTKILKEGIEKGIANSILIKFNQIGSLTETLAAIKMAKDAGYTAVISHRSGETEDATIADLAVGTAAGQIKTGSMSRSDRVAKYNQLIRIEEALGSRAPFNGLKEVKGQA, encoded by the coding sequence ATGTCCAAAATCGTTAAAGTCATTGGCCGTGAAATCATCGACTCTCGCGGAAACCCGACTGTTGAAGCGGAAGTGCATTTGGAAGGGGGTTTCGTTGGTCTGGCTGCGGCACCGTCAGGCGCATCTACCGGTTCTCGTGAAGCGCTGGAACTGCGTGACGGCGATAAATCCCGTTTCCTGGGCAAAGGCGTTACCAAAGCGGTTGGCGCAGTAAATGGCCCGATTGCTCAGGCTATTCTGGGTAAAGATGCGAAAGATCAGGCGGCTATCGACAAGATCATGATCGATCTGGACGGTACTGAGAACAAGTCCAACTTCGGTGCTAACGCCATTCTGGCTGTTTCTCTGGCGAACGCCAAAGCGGCTGCGGCTTCCAAAGGCCAGCCGCTGTACGAGCACATCTCTGAGCTGAACGGCACCCCGGGTAAATACTCTATGCCGCTGCCGATGATGAACATCATCAACGGTGGTGAGCACGCTGACAACAACGTTGATATCCAGGAATTCATGATTCAGCCTGTTGGTGCGAAAACCGTGAAAGAAGCCATCCGTATGGGTTCTGAAGTGTTCCACAACCTGGCGAAAGTGCTGAAATCCAAAGGTATGAACACGGCTGTGGGTGACGAAGGTGGCTACGCGCCGAACCTGGGTTCCAACGCTGAAGCACTGGCTGTTATCGCAGAAGCGGTAAAAGCGGCAGGTTATGAGCTTGGCAAAGACATCACGCTGGCGATGGACTGTGCAGCCTCTGAATTCTACAAAGACGGCAAATACGTGCTGGCTGGTGAAGGCAACAAGGCGTTCACTTCTGAAGAGTTCACTCACTTCCTGGAAGAGCTGACCAAACAGTACCCGATCGTCTCTATCGAAGACGGTCTGGACGAGTCTGACTGGGATGGTTTTGCTTACCAGACCAAAGTGCTGGGCGACAAAATCCAGCTGGTCGGTGACGACCTGTTCGTGACTAACACCAAGATCCTGAAAGAAGGTATCGAGAAAGGCATCGCCAACTCTATCCTTATCAAGTTCAACCAGATCGGTTCTCTGACCGAAACGCTGGCGGCTATCAAAATGGCGAAAGATGCGGGCTACACGGCCGTTATCTCTCACCGTTCTGGTGAAACCGAAGACGCCACTATCGCTGACCTGGCGGTAGGGACTGCGGCAGGCCAGATCAAAACCGGTTCTATGAGCCGTTCTGACCGCGTTGCTAAGTACAACCAGCTGATTCGTATCGAAGAAGCGCTGGGCAGCCGTGCACCGTTCAACGGTCTGAAAGAAGTGAAAGGCCAGGCGTGA
- the pyrG gene encoding glutamine hydrolyzing CTP synthase, which translates to MTTNYIFVTGGVVSSLGKGIAAASLAAILEARGLNVTIMKLDPYINVDPGTMSPTQHGEVFVTEDGAETDLDLGHYERFIRTKMTRRNNFTTGRIYSDVLRKERRGDYLGATIQVIPHITNAIKERIIEGGEGHDVVLVEIGGTVGDIESLPFLEAIRQMAVEVGREHTLFMHLTLVPYMAAAGEVKTKPTQHSVKELLSIGIQPDVLICRSDRTVPANERAKIALFCNVPEKAVISLKDIDSIYKIPALLKSQGLDDYICKRFSLNCAPADLSEWEQVVYAEANPGGEVTIGMVGKYIELPDAYKSVIEALKHGGLKNRLTVNIKLIDSQDVETRGVDVLKGLDAILVPGGFGYRGVEGKIMAVRYARENKIPYLGICLGMQVALMEFARNVAGMEGANSTEFMPECKYPVVALITEWRDADGNIEVRSEESDLGGTMRVGGQECHLTEGSLVRQMYGEQTIIERHRHRYEVNNMLLKQIEAAGLRVAGVSADRKLVEIIELPEHPWFVACQFHPEFTSTPRDGHPLFAGFVKAAGAYQKSQVK; encoded by the coding sequence ATGACAACTAATTATATTTTTGTGACCGGCGGGGTCGTATCCTCTCTGGGTAAAGGCATTGCCGCAGCCTCCCTCGCGGCTATTCTTGAAGCCCGTGGCCTCAACGTGACCATCATGAAACTGGACCCGTATATCAATGTGGATCCGGGCACGATGAGCCCGACGCAACACGGTGAAGTGTTTGTCACCGAAGACGGTGCCGAAACCGATCTTGACCTGGGTCACTATGAGCGTTTTATTCGCACAAAGATGACGCGCCGCAATAACTTCACCACCGGACGCATTTATTCTGACGTCCTGCGTAAAGAGCGCCGTGGTGACTATCTGGGCGCGACCATTCAGGTCATCCCGCATATCACCAACGCGATTAAAGAACGCATCATCGAAGGCGGTGAAGGCCACGATGTCGTCCTGGTGGAAATCGGCGGCACGGTGGGCGATATTGAATCTCTGCCGTTCCTTGAAGCGATTCGCCAGATGGCAGTTGAAGTTGGCCGTGAACACACGTTGTTTATGCACCTGACGCTGGTGCCGTACATGGCGGCGGCGGGTGAAGTGAAAACCAAGCCGACTCAGCATTCGGTAAAAGAATTGCTGTCGATTGGTATTCAGCCTGATGTGTTGATCTGCCGTTCCGATCGCACCGTACCGGCTAATGAACGCGCAAAAATTGCGCTGTTCTGTAATGTGCCGGAGAAAGCGGTCATCTCGCTGAAGGATATTGATTCTATTTATAAAATTCCAGCGCTATTGAAATCTCAGGGCCTGGACGATTATATTTGTAAACGATTCAGCTTGAACTGTGCACCGGCCGATCTGTCAGAATGGGAACAGGTCGTTTATGCAGAGGCCAATCCGGGTGGCGAAGTGACCATCGGCATGGTCGGTAAGTATATTGAATTGCCGGATGCCTATAAGTCGGTTATTGAGGCACTTAAGCACGGCGGGCTGAAAAACCGTTTGACGGTGAACATCAAGCTGATTGATTCGCAGGATGTCGAAACCCGTGGTGTGGATGTGCTCAAAGGTCTGGATGCGATTCTGGTACCTGGCGGTTTTGGCTACCGCGGGGTTGAAGGTAAAATCATGGCCGTCCGTTATGCCCGTGAGAACAAGATCCCCTATCTGGGTATCTGTCTGGGTATGCAGGTGGCGCTGATGGAGTTCGCCCGTAATGTCGCGGGTATGGAAGGCGCGAATTCCACCGAGTTTATGCCGGAGTGTAAATACCCGGTGGTGGCGCTGATTACCGAATGGCGCGATGCCGATGGCAACATCGAAGTGCGCAGCGAAGAGAGCGATCTCGGCGGCACCATGCGTGTCGGTGGGCAAGAGTGCCACCTGACCGAAGGCAGCCTGGTGCGCCAGATGTACGGCGAGCAGACGATTATTGAACGCCATCGCCATCGCTATGAAGTCAACAACATGTTGTTGAAACAGATTGAGGCGGCGGGGCTGCGTGTTGCGGGTGTTTCCGCTGACCGTAAACTGGTAGAAATTATTGAGCTCCCTGAGCATCCGTGGTTTGTGGCTTGTCAGTTCCACCCGGAATTCACCTCCACACCGCGTGACGGGCACCCGCTGTTTGCCGGCTTTGTGAAAGCCGCTGGCGCGTACCAGAAGAGTCAGGTGAAGTAA
- the mazG gene encoding nucleoside triphosphate pyrophosphohydrolase, with translation MNSSAITRLIEIMQRLRDPENGCPWDCEQTFDTIAPYTLEETYEVLDAISRKDFDDLRSELGDLLFQVVFYARMAQEQGLFDFSDVCNAISDKLERRHPHIFGDAELADSAAVLANWEQTKAQERAEKSRHSQLDDIPQALPALMQAHKIQQRCAAIGFDWDTLGPVVDKLYEEIDEVMFEAKQAVIDQEKLAEELGDMLFAAVNLSRHLGHKAESVLQQANRKFTRRFQEVEQRISAKGKNLSEATLDEMEAAWQQVKATEKKA, from the coding sequence ATGAATTCATCGGCTATTACGCGTTTAATCGAGATAATGCAGCGCTTGCGCGACCCGGAAAACGGTTGCCCGTGGGATTGCGAGCAAACCTTTGACACCATCGCGCCCTACACGCTGGAAGAAACCTATGAGGTGCTCGATGCCATTAGCCGCAAGGATTTCGACGACCTGCGCAGCGAACTGGGCGACCTGCTGTTTCAGGTGGTGTTCTATGCGCGCATGGCGCAGGAGCAGGGGTTATTTGATTTTTCTGATGTGTGTAACGCTATCAGCGACAAACTGGAGCGGCGTCATCCGCACATTTTTGGCGATGCTGAACTGGCAGACAGCGCCGCCGTGCTGGCTAACTGGGAGCAAACCAAAGCGCAAGAGCGGGCGGAAAAGTCACGTCATTCGCAGCTTGATGATATTCCGCAAGCGCTGCCCGCGCTGATGCAGGCGCACAAAATTCAGCAGCGTTGTGCGGCGATCGGTTTTGACTGGGACACGCTCGGGCCGGTTGTCGATAAGCTGTATGAAGAAATCGACGAAGTGATGTTTGAGGCGAAACAGGCGGTCATCGACCAGGAAAAACTGGCCGAAGAACTCGGCGATATGCTGTTTGCTGCGGTGAATCTCTCGCGTCATCTTGGGCATAAGGCAGAAAGTGTGTTGCAACAGGCAAATCGTAAATTCACACGCCGTTTTCAGGAAGTGGAACAACGCATTAGCGCCAAAGGGAAAAATCTGTCTGAGGCGACGCTTGACGAAATGGAGGCGGCCTGGCAGCAGGTAAAAGCCACAGAAAAAAAAGCTTAA